The following coding sequences are from one Gossypium raimondii isolate GPD5lz chromosome 4, ASM2569854v1, whole genome shotgun sequence window:
- the LOC105780265 gene encoding chaperone protein dnaJ 16 isoform X2, whose protein sequence is MFKEVTFSYNILSDPDKRRQYDTAGFEAVEADNQELELDLSSLGAVNTMFAALFSKLGVPIKTTVSATVLEEALNGAVIVRPLQLGQPISRKVEKQCAHFYSVTITEDEARDGFVCRVQSSDKSKFKLLYFELEENGGLSLALQEDSAKTGKVTSAGMYFLGFPVYCLDQTTNSVAAAKDPDAAFFKKLDGFQPCEITELKPGKHVFAVYGDNFFKSVSYTIEAICAAPFIEEKENLRAVEAEILSKRAELSKFETEYREVLAQFTEMTGRYTKEMQEIDELLKQRNEIHASYTTIPLIKRSSSRKKSKAASKEAKEDGEVRDRKPSTRDRTKKKWYNIPLKVDKRKPC, encoded by the exons ATGTTCAAGGAGGttacattttcttataatatatTGTCTGATCCGGATAAAAGACGCCAGTATGACACTGCTGGTTTTGAG GCTGTTGAAGCTGATAACCAAGAATTGGAGCTAGATCTTTCAAGTTTGGGGGCTGTGAACACCATGTTTGCTGCGCTTTTTAG TAAACTTGGCGTGCCAATTAAGACCACTGTGTCTGCAACTGTTTTGGAGGAGGCACTTAATGGTGCGGTCATTGTTCGCCCACTTCAGCTGGGGCAACCTATTTCTAGGAAG GTTGAAAAACAATGCGCTCACTTCTACTCTGTCACAATAACAGAGGACGAAGCAAGAGATGGGTTTGTTTGCCGAGTACAATCATCTGATAAAAGCAAGTTCAAG TTATTATATTTTGAGCTAGAAGAAAATGGTGGATTAAGCCTTGCACTGCAG GAGGACAGTGCTAAAACAGGAAAAGTTACATCTGCTGGAATGTATTTTCTTGGCTTCCCTGTCTATTGCTTGGATCAAACAACCAACTCA GTAGCTGCCGCAAAGGATCCAGATGCAGCTTTCTTCAAAAAACTGGATGGATTTCAACCATGTGAAATAACTGAATTAAAACCAGGCAAACATGTATTTGCCGTTTATG GTGACAACTTTTTCAAAAGTGTAAGTTACACAATAGAAGCTATTTGTGCTGCCCCATTCATAGAGGAAAAGGAGAATCTTAGAGCAGTGGAGGCAGAGATTCTGTCCAAACGAGCAGAATTGTCAAAGTTTGAAACTGAATACAGAGAA GTCCTGGCACAATTTACTGAGATGACAGGCAGATACACGAAGGAAATGCAAGAG ATTGATGAGCTTCTGAAACAAAGGAATGAGATTCATGCCTCGTACACAACTATTCCTCTAATTAAGCGGAGTTCAAGTAGGAAAAAGAGTAAGGCTGCCTCCAAAGAGGCCAAAGAAGATGGTGAAGTAAGAGACAGGAAACCTTCTACGAGGGATAGAACCAAGAAGAAATGGTATAATATCCCCTTAAAAGTTGACAAGAGAAAGCCATGCTGA
- the LOC105780187 gene encoding uncharacterized protein LOC105780187 isoform X1: protein MAEAPRGRVTITLGRSGQVVKRSGAASDDSLPVAGTKRSVRDRLGGNIDSSLLNGGQLNNKRQRGDGQRASLSDLHIGKDDLRFKLLQKSAFRRVQSDNNQKGMDLRQKLSRLGQPPVNSYETRQQMPDSKERIPEPRDRMPESRETSILGKIPSTRSMDDFPHVTTSISYSPWTLDHLRQRSPDRVMGASRGLSPPRNVELQRRPVGRTYDDVRTVPYMGKDVADALRPVSTASFVTKSTLPTTSAKPMPPGPPIPSTVPPSNIVQKSSYLGDEQQTVEGLLHSLGLGKYAIIFKAEEVSNLGLWLNSSKGFHFLKKNGVHGRQCYLLMVDMTALKQMGENDLKELGIPMGPRKKILLALLPRSKRQP, encoded by the exons ATGGCAGAGGCTCCCCGGGGCCGTGTTACTATTACTCTCGGACGTAGTGGCCAG GTTGTGAAGAGGTCCGGAGCTGCATCGGATGATTCTCTTCCTGTTGCTGGAACTAAGCGGTCTGTAAGGGATAGATTAGGAGGCAATATAGATAGTTCCTTGTTGAATGGCGGTCAGCTCAACAACAAAAG ACAAAGAGGCGATGGTCAAAGAGCAAGTTTGAGTG atctcCACATTGGTAAAGATGACCTCCGGTTTAAACTCCTGCAAAAGAGTGCATTTAGACGGGTTCAGAGTGACAATAACCAGAAGGGTATGGACCTTCGTCAAAAGTTGTCAAGACTGGGACAGCCTCCAGTTAACAGTTATGAGACACGTCAGCAAATGCCTGATTCGAAGGAGAGAATACCTGAACCTAGAGATCGCATGCCTGAATCAAGGGAAACCAGTATCTTGGGGAAAATTCCTTCTACAAGAAGCATGGATGATTTCCCTCATGTGACCACATCAATTTCTTATTCTCCTTGGACTTTAGATCATTTAAGACAAAGATCACCTGACAGAGTAATGGGTGCTTCTAGGGGTTTATCTCCTCCAAGAAATGTTGAGCTACAGAGAAGGCCAGTGGGCAGGACATATGATGATGTGAGGACAGTTCCATACATGGGCAAAGATGTTGCTGATGCTCTAAGGCCTGTGAGTACAGCATCTTTTGTTACAAAGTCCACTTTGCCTACAACTTCAGCTAAGCCTATGCCACCAGGGCCCCCAATTCCAAGTACAGTTCCTCCAAGCAATATTGTACAAAAAAGTTCATACTTG GGTGATGAACAACAAACTGTTGAAGGCTTGCTACATTCCCTGGGACTGGGAAAATATGCTATTATATTCAAGGCAGAGGAAGTAAGTAACCTAGGTCTATGGTTAAACTCTTCTAAAggatttcattttttaaagaaaaacggTGTTCATGGGAGGCAGTGTTATTTATTGATG GTGGATATGACTGCATTGAAACAGATGGGGGAAAACGACCTTAAAGAGCTGGGAATACCTATG GGCCCTAGGAAAAAGATTCTTCTTGCTCTCTTGCCTCGTTCCAAAAGGCAACCatga
- the LOC105780187 gene encoding uncharacterized protein LOC105780187 isoform X2, translated as MAEAPRGRVTITLGRSGQVVKRSGAASDDSLPVAGTKRSVRDRLGGNIDSSLLNGGQLNNKRQRGDGQRASLSDLHIGKDDLRFKLLQKSAFRRVQSDNNQKGMDLRQKLSRLGQPPVNSYETRQQMPDSKERIPEPRDRMPESRETSILGKIPSTRSMDDFPHVTTSISYSPWTLDHLRQRSPDRVMGASRGLSPPRNVELQRRPVGRTYDDVRTVPYMGKDVADALRPVSTASFVTKSTLPTTSAKPMPPGPPIPSTVPPSNIVQKSSYLGDEQQTVEGLLHSLGLGKYAIIFKAEEVDMTALKQMGENDLKELGIPMGPRKKILLALLPRSKRQP; from the exons ATGGCAGAGGCTCCCCGGGGCCGTGTTACTATTACTCTCGGACGTAGTGGCCAG GTTGTGAAGAGGTCCGGAGCTGCATCGGATGATTCTCTTCCTGTTGCTGGAACTAAGCGGTCTGTAAGGGATAGATTAGGAGGCAATATAGATAGTTCCTTGTTGAATGGCGGTCAGCTCAACAACAAAAG ACAAAGAGGCGATGGTCAAAGAGCAAGTTTGAGTG atctcCACATTGGTAAAGATGACCTCCGGTTTAAACTCCTGCAAAAGAGTGCATTTAGACGGGTTCAGAGTGACAATAACCAGAAGGGTATGGACCTTCGTCAAAAGTTGTCAAGACTGGGACAGCCTCCAGTTAACAGTTATGAGACACGTCAGCAAATGCCTGATTCGAAGGAGAGAATACCTGAACCTAGAGATCGCATGCCTGAATCAAGGGAAACCAGTATCTTGGGGAAAATTCCTTCTACAAGAAGCATGGATGATTTCCCTCATGTGACCACATCAATTTCTTATTCTCCTTGGACTTTAGATCATTTAAGACAAAGATCACCTGACAGAGTAATGGGTGCTTCTAGGGGTTTATCTCCTCCAAGAAATGTTGAGCTACAGAGAAGGCCAGTGGGCAGGACATATGATGATGTGAGGACAGTTCCATACATGGGCAAAGATGTTGCTGATGCTCTAAGGCCTGTGAGTACAGCATCTTTTGTTACAAAGTCCACTTTGCCTACAACTTCAGCTAAGCCTATGCCACCAGGGCCCCCAATTCCAAGTACAGTTCCTCCAAGCAATATTGTACAAAAAAGTTCATACTTG GGTGATGAACAACAAACTGTTGAAGGCTTGCTACATTCCCTGGGACTGGGAAAATATGCTATTATATTCAAGGCAGAGGAA GTGGATATGACTGCATTGAAACAGATGGGGGAAAACGACCTTAAAGAGCTGGGAATACCTATG GGCCCTAGGAAAAAGATTCTTCTTGCTCTCTTGCCTCGTTCCAAAAGGCAACCatga
- the LOC105780265 gene encoding chaperone protein dnaJ 16 isoform X1, which translates to MPPHRSKSEKNDGIAKHLRRDPYEVLGVLRNSTDQEIKSAYRKMALKYHPDKNGNDPVAADMFKEVTFSYNILSDPDKRRQYDTAGFEAVEADNQELELDLSSLGAVNTMFAALFSKLGVPIKTTVSATVLEEALNGAVIVRPLQLGQPISRKVEKQCAHFYSVTITEDEARDGFVCRVQSSDKSKFKLLYFELEENGGLSLALQEDSAKTGKVTSAGMYFLGFPVYCLDQTTNSVAAAKDPDAAFFKKLDGFQPCEITELKPGKHVFAVYGDNFFKSVSYTIEAICAAPFIEEKENLRAVEAEILSKRAELSKFETEYREVLAQFTEMTGRYTKEMQEIDELLKQRNEIHASYTTIPLIKRSSSRKKSKAASKEAKEDGEVRDRKPSTRDRTKKKWYNIPLKVDKRKPC; encoded by the exons ATGCCGCCACATCGATCCAAGTCGGAGAAAAACGACGGCATTGCGAAGCATCTTCGTCGAGATCCTTATGAGGTGCTTGGGGTCTTGAGAAACTCTACGGATCAGGAAATTAAGAGCGCGTACAGAAAAATGGCCCTCAA GTACCATCCTGATAAGAATGGAAATGATCCTGTTGCAGCTGATATGTTCAAGGAGGttacattttcttataatatatTGTCTGATCCGGATAAAAGACGCCAGTATGACACTGCTGGTTTTGAG GCTGTTGAAGCTGATAACCAAGAATTGGAGCTAGATCTTTCAAGTTTGGGGGCTGTGAACACCATGTTTGCTGCGCTTTTTAG TAAACTTGGCGTGCCAATTAAGACCACTGTGTCTGCAACTGTTTTGGAGGAGGCACTTAATGGTGCGGTCATTGTTCGCCCACTTCAGCTGGGGCAACCTATTTCTAGGAAG GTTGAAAAACAATGCGCTCACTTCTACTCTGTCACAATAACAGAGGACGAAGCAAGAGATGGGTTTGTTTGCCGAGTACAATCATCTGATAAAAGCAAGTTCAAG TTATTATATTTTGAGCTAGAAGAAAATGGTGGATTAAGCCTTGCACTGCAG GAGGACAGTGCTAAAACAGGAAAAGTTACATCTGCTGGAATGTATTTTCTTGGCTTCCCTGTCTATTGCTTGGATCAAACAACCAACTCA GTAGCTGCCGCAAAGGATCCAGATGCAGCTTTCTTCAAAAAACTGGATGGATTTCAACCATGTGAAATAACTGAATTAAAACCAGGCAAACATGTATTTGCCGTTTATG GTGACAACTTTTTCAAAAGTGTAAGTTACACAATAGAAGCTATTTGTGCTGCCCCATTCATAGAGGAAAAGGAGAATCTTAGAGCAGTGGAGGCAGAGATTCTGTCCAAACGAGCAGAATTGTCAAAGTTTGAAACTGAATACAGAGAA GTCCTGGCACAATTTACTGAGATGACAGGCAGATACACGAAGGAAATGCAAGAG ATTGATGAGCTTCTGAAACAAAGGAATGAGATTCATGCCTCGTACACAACTATTCCTCTAATTAAGCGGAGTTCAAGTAGGAAAAAGAGTAAGGCTGCCTCCAAAGAGGCCAAAGAAGATGGTGAAGTAAGAGACAGGAAACCTTCTACGAGGGATAGAACCAAGAAGAAATGGTATAATATCCCCTTAAAAGTTGACAAGAGAAAGCCATGCTGA